One Cryptomeria japonica chromosome 9, Sugi_1.0, whole genome shotgun sequence genomic window carries:
- the LOC131858318 gene encoding uncharacterized protein LOC131858318: MSDPLYKDELKPSQLEDKQGDSRTQKVETQSDDQLKDQGKTTLGVDTNDNPPLNDANKKEDTRDVAEKQVLDFVADESVKEKDKSIEAEKKEEEKQEELDKGKSKATETPILMAIDTSKIQSQGSFPQFNISFDKPFN, from the coding sequence ATGAGTGATCCTCTATACAAAGATGAACTTAAGCCATCTCAGCTAGAAGACAAGCAAGGTGATTCCAGAACTCAGAAGGTTGAGACTCAGTCTGACGATCAACTAAAAGACCAAGGAAAAACCACACTTGgcgttgacaccaatgacaatccTCCATTAAATGATGCCAATAAGAAGGAAGATACGCGCGATGTTGCAGAGAAACAAGTTTTGGATTTTGTGGCGGATGAGtctgttaaagaaaaagataagtCAATTGAGgctgagaaaaaggaagaagaaaaacaagaggaactaGATAAAGGGAAGAGTAAGGCAACGGAAACTCCGATCCTTATGGCAATTGACACATCAAAAATCCAGAGCCAAGGGAGTTTTCCACAGTTTAACATCAGTTTTGATAAACCATTCAATTAG